In Myxococcus stipitatus, the genomic window GAGACCTCGTGCCGGGACGAGTGCCGGCGCGCCACGTCGAAGCGCCAGGCGAGCACGCCGAACATCTCCGCGTCGAGCCGGGCCTCCGCCAGCTTGTAGATGCGCTTGAGGCCGCCCCACAGGCCGAACCGCAGGTCCGCGGTGCTCGCCAGCGCCATCAGCGCCGCGCGCGCGCTGTCCGTGTTCTTCTCGTACAGGGCCACCAGCAGGTCCGCCAACGCCAGCCGCTCCGGCCGGGGGACGTCCTTCTGGGCCAGGAAGCGCTGCCACGCCTCCGTGGACGCCTCGCGCCGTCCCGCCGAGTCGTAGCGCGCCTGGGCCCGCGTCAGCGCGTACAGCAGCTTGTCGAAGCCGAAGGCGTCCTTCGGAAGCGGCTTCGTCTCCGCGTCGGGCGCCACATCGGGCGCGCTCAGGAGGGCGCGGATGGCATCGACGAGGTCCGGGGACTCCGCCTGGGCCAGCCGCTCGAGGTCCGCCGCGGTCAACGCATCGCTCGTGGACGTGGACATGAGGCCTGGTGACTTAGCACAAGCCTCCCCACCGGACAGCCGGTGAAACTCCGGTCATTTCCACGAGTCCCGTGGATTCAGGCCGCGTCGAACAGGTTGCCGCTCTTGCGGTTGTCGAAATAGGTCAGGTCCACCAGGAGCGCGGCGGCGACGACGAGTTGACGCAGCCTCCCGTCGGTGCACGACGGATGGAACTCGATGGAGAAGTTGTCCGCGTCGCTGAAGGCCTCCTGGAGGAGGCCGCTCCAGTGCTTGCGGATGACGGCCTGCTCCACGCCGCGCTGGAGGACCTGGAAGGTCCAGGGCTTGAAGAACGGCCCCTGCACGGTGGCGACCACCGCGCCGCCGGGCGTGACGATGTCGAAGCACCGGCTGAAGAAGCGGAAGCGCTGGACGAGGGTGCCCAGCTCGCGGCCGTCCCACGCGAACACCTCCGCGCGGGCGAACAGGAAGCTCCAGGGGCGCTCCACCGCGAGCGCCATCATGCCGCCGGGCGTCATGCACTCCAGGCGCGCGCGATAGAAGGGCCAGAAGTTGCGGATGAGTCGCGAGGCCCAGCCGTCGCCCGTCTCGCCCACGAACAGCGAGCCGCGGCCCTGCTCGTCGCAGACCTCGTAGCGGTTGCGCCCCTCCCAGCCGACGAGCATCTCCAGGACCTCGCGCTGCTGGCGCATGCGCAGCCGGGGCGCGGTGAGCACCGCGTCCAGCGACTGGCGCAGCGACAGGCTCATGTTGCGCGGGTCGCCGGGCGCGCCCTTGCCCGCGCGCGCCTCGATGGCCAGCTCCTCCGGCGCGGAGGCCGGGGCGGTGGCGCCGTCGGTGGCCGCGTCGGCGCCCGGTTCGGGCCCGCGCTGACGCGCGCCCCAGTCCAGCTCCAGCTCCGTGCCGTCATCCCACTTCGGCGGATGGCCCATGACGGCCCGCCTTAAGTGGCGCCCGGGGAAGGCGCAAATCACGGGGGCTTCAGGGCGTCGCGGTCACCCGCGGCCAGGCGGGCTTCACCGTTCGCGACTCCTGGGCCTGGCCCTTCACCTCCACCACCTCGCGGTGGACGACCCGTCGCTCCGGGTCGGCCGCGACCGTCCCCTCGAGCAGGTAGGTGTACCGGCCCGGGGTGAGTCCGGAGACGCGCATGCTCGCCGCGTCCTCCGCGTCCGGGGGGATGGCCATGAAGAAGTCCGCCCGTCCCAGCTGCTGGGGCGCGGGGACCTCGCCGGGGAGCAGCACCGCGTGAGCGAAGGCGACCGCTTCTCCCGTGGGGAGCCGGGGAAGGGTGGAGTGGCGGAGGGTCAACGTGGTGGGGCCCGCCATCTCCCGGAAGGTGACGCTCGCGTGCTCTCCCATGGCCAGCTTCACGGTCTGGGGCATGAAGCGCCTGAGGACACGCCGCGGCTTCCTCCTCCCCGTGAAGTCATGGGTCTGCTCGACGACGGAGACGCCGTAGGTGCAGGCCGTGAGCTGCTCCACCGTGGCGGCGCCGTCGGTGACCTGGACGCCGTTGCGTGGGGTCAGGTCGTCCAGGCACTGAAGGTCGACGGTGTCCCCGGCGGGGCGGCCCTTGCGGTCCACGACGGTGACGGAGAGGCGGGCCTCGGAGGCCAGGCTCAGCGCGAGCGCCTGGTTGCCCTCGCCGAGCTCCATGGAGCGTTCCAGGTACTTCGGGTGGCGGAGCTCCAGCGTCAAGGCTTGCGTGGGGACATGCGGCATCTCGAAGGTGCCATCCGGCCCCGTCGTGGCGTGGGTGGCGGGCAGGTATTGCACGAACCGGGAGCCTTCGATGTCCTGGGTCCGGGTGAGCACGTCGACTCCGGGGATGGGCGCCGACGTCCGCGCGTCGCGCACGGTGCCGCGGATGCTCCGCCCCGGCTTCAGCACGAGGGCCCCGACGTCCGTCACCTTGCCGAAGACGACGTTCGCGACGCCCACGTGAGGGGCGAGCCCGGGGGCCGTGACCTTCACCCGTCGCTCCGGCGGACCGGGGTTGGCGTTGATCTCGAAGGAACCGTCCTTGGATTCGAAGTCCGCCTCGTTGAGGGTGAAGCGCGTGATGGGCGTGCCGTCCTCGCGGACCACGCGACCTCGGATGCCTCCATTGCGACGGAGCACCAGTCGTATCTCCCCGGTCCCCGCGTTCAACGCGACGGTCGGAGACAAGCCCATGTCGTCCGGCTCGGTGGGGGGCGTCGTGAGCAGCGTGTAGTAGTCGTACTGGACCCGGAAGTGCGTGGGGCCGACCTGCATGTGCCGGAGGGTGAAGCGGCCGTGCTCGTCGGTGGTGCTGTCCTGGCGCAGCTCGCCGCCGTCCTTGGTGGTCGCGGTGCCGACCACGTAGGCCCCGCGCATGGGGCTGCCCTCCTCGTTCACGACGACGCCGGAGATGGAGACGCCGGTCTCCAGCACCAGCTTCGCGGCCACCGTCTTCGTGTCCTCCTGGACCTGGAACGTGTCATTCGCCTCGCCGGGCGAGCCGCTGGGGAGCCGGGCCGAGACCGCGTAGTCGCCGGGAGGGAGCCCCAGGAAGAAGTAGCTGCCGTCATCCCGGGTGGAGACCTGCTCCAGCTCGTGACGCGTATTCGGGGGCTCCACGGAGAACAGGGTGAGCTTCGCGGACCGGACCGGTTGTCCACGCGGGTCCGCCACCGTGACGTCGAGCCGGGCTCCTTCGCGCATGTCCAGCCGCAGGTTCCGGGCCGGCGCGTCCACTTCCAGGAGGGTGTCGCGGAAGTTGTAGAAGCGGCGCGCGGAGGCTCGCACCAGGTAGCGGCCGGGCTGTGCCAGCTCGAAGAAGAAGCGCCCCTCGCGGGATACCTCCATCCAGGGGCTCTCCTCGTCGTCGTCCGTCGTGCCGGGCGCCTCCTCGTCGGCGGTGGCCTGCTGGGCCGGGGGGGCGGGCGGCGCGTCGAGCCGGTCGAGCGTCACCCAGCCATACGGCAGGGGCCGGCCCGTGGGGTCCACGACGACGCCCTCGATGATGACCGCCCGCTTCAGCGTGAAGTCCAGGGTCGAGGTGGGCGCCGACAGCTCGGCCTCCGCGTCCTCGTGGCCCAGGTATCCCTTCGCGTCCACGACGATGCGGCAGGGCCCGATGGGCAGCGTGCGCAGCGTGAAGGCGCCATTCGCGCGCGTGGTGGCCGCCACGCGGGGCGCCTGCTCCTGCCCGACGTAGACGTGCACGGTGGCCCCCTCGATGGGCTGGCCCGCGTCGTCGCGGACGATGCCCTGGACATCCATCAGGGCCGGCCCGCGCGCAGCCGACGCGGAGGCTCGCGAGCGTGGGGCCTGGGCGGTCTTCTGCGGCGTGGCGTGGACCACGAAGGCCATGGAAACAGCCACGGTCACCATGCTTCGCATCACGGCAACCCAGGTTCGTCCGCGCATGTCTCCCTCTCTGCCGGGGACGCTAACAGGCGGCTCTCCGGTCCGTCTCGTCGGCGAGCGTCGTCGCGGGTCGCTCAAGGGGTCTCGCGCCACGGCCGCCACTGGAGCTGGACGTCGCGGCGCACGTGCCCGCGCCCTCGGACGTCGAGCAGCTCCCGGTGGACGACGGGGGGCCTCGGTGGGGGCGCCGCCCGGGCGAACCCGAAGACGAAGTACGTGTAGCGACCCTCGGCCAGGTGGGAGTAGCTCGCGCCCTCGCTGTCGCTCGCGTCCGGGAAGAGCTTCATGGGCTCCAGCGTGGACGAGAAGGTCTGCTTGTCGGAAGGGAGGGGGACGTCTCCGGCGAGCAGCACGGAGTAGTGGTGGATGAAGCGCTCGTTGGAAGACGCGGCCACGTGGCGCAGGCGCAGGTTCACGGGGCCCACCGTCTCCCGGAACACCAGGCGCGGATGGTCGCCGGGCTTCAGCTCGATGCGCCGGGGCTGGAACCGCATGAAGAGGTCCTCCTCTCCATCCGGTGTCCTGCTCTCGTGCGGGGTCACGACATAGGTACCGGAGGCCAGCTGGGGCGCGGTGTACGTGCCGTCGTCGTCGACCAGGAACTCCTCGGCGTCCCTTCCGTCCAGGGGTTGGAGGGTCACCACGACCTGCGCGGGCTTGCCGCGGCGATCCACCGCCACGACGGTCAGCTGGGCCGCGCGCGACAGGCGCAGCTCCAGTTTGCTGTCATTGGCTCCAACGGGTTGGAGCAGGGGCAGATAGTCCGGATGGGAGATGGCCACCTTGTGCGCGGCCTCCCCGAGGTTCGGGAACTCGAAGGCGCCGTCCGGGCCCGTGGAGGTGACCTCGAGCTTGGGAGGCGTGTGGTACATGCGCGCCTCCTCCTGGACGGAGAGGATGCGCACCTCCGCGCCCACGACGGGAGCGGACGTCCGCGCGTCGACCGCCCGGCCCCGCATCCGCCAGCCGGTCTTCAGGGTGATGTCCCCCAGGTCCGTGTTGCTCCCGCGCTCGACCGAGCCCACGCGGATGACGCTGGCGAACCCGGGGGCGGAGACGCGCAGCGGCATCTCTCGCCCCGGCCCCGTGGTGACCTCGAAGCGGCCATCCGGGGCCTCGACCGACGACAGGTTGACCGAGAAACGCTGGATGGGGGTTCCATCCTCGCGGAGCACACGCCCCCGGAAGCCTCCGTTGTAGCGGAGGACCAGCCGCACCTCGCGCCCCTCCTCCACCTCGATGGTGGTGGGAGGATGAGGGTGCATCGATGTCGGCTGGGAGGGCGGGTGGGTGATGAGCGAGTAGCCAGCGGCCTGGACCATGAACCGGGTGGTGCCGGGCCGCATCTTCTCGAGGGTGAAGCGCCCCTGCTCGTCGGTGCGGGCCCCCGCCGATGCGCCCGGGCCATGGGCCAGCACCGTGAGCCCGGGGGCGAGTTCGCGTCCATCCTCGGTCACCACGATGCCGGAGATGGTGATGCTCGGTTCCACCTCCACCTCCAGCTGGACCTTCACGGTCGCCGTCTCCGCGCCATGTATCTGGACGGGCCACATCCTCGCGTCGGACGGCACCGTCCCGTCGGGGGGGCCCGCCTGGACCACGTAGCTGCCAGGGGGAAGCGCTCCCACGTCGAAGGAGGCGCCGGACTCTCCGGCGGTGGTCGTGGCGACGACCTTGCCGGGGGCTTGGGGCGTGCCTTCCCGCAGGGTGACGGAGGCACGGGAGGCGGGACGACCTCTCGAGTCCACCACGGTGCCTTGGATGCGCGCGCCTTCGCGAATCACCACGCGCAGGCCCTGGCTGGGAGCGAGGACCTCCTGGGTGAAATCCAGGTGTCGCCCCATGCGGCGCTGGGAGGGAGACGTGAACAGGCGATAGCGGCCCGGGTGGGCGACTTCGAAGGAGAAGCGCCCGTCGTCGTCGCACTCGGTCGTGGCGACCCCTCCCGCTTCGTCGTCCAGGGTCGACGTGGTGTCCTCCCCTCCCCAGTCCGGCTCGGGCCTCTTCGGCCCGTCCAGTCGTTCGAGCGCGAGCCCGTAGCCATCGAAAGGCTGGTCCAAGTCGCCGACGAAGACGACCCCGCTGATGAGCAGGGCGCGCCGCAGCGTGAAGTCCAGGGAGCGGGTGGACTCCAGCAGCTCGCCGTCCGGCTCCACGGTCTCCAGGTAGCCCTCCGCGTCCACCTCGAAGCGGCAGGGCCCGATGGGATGCGTCTCCAGCGTGAAGCGGCCGTCCGCTCCCGTGGTGACCTCCAGCCGAGGGGCCTCCTCCTTGTCGACGAGGACCTTCACGACGGCGCCCTCGATGGGGCGCCCCGTGTCGTCCTGGACGTTGCCCTCGACCTGGATGGGCTCGGCGAGCGTGAGGCGGGTTTCGATGACCCGCGTCCGCGGCGACAGCTTCACGGTGGCGCGCGCGCTCAGGTTCTCGCGGGTCGCCAGCAGCGTGAAGTCTCCCGGCTCCAGCCCCTTCAGCGCGAAGCGTCCGTCGTCGTCCGTGACGGTGGAGTGGCCGGTCTCCGCCGCGCGGACCTCGACCCCGGCGGCCGGGCGCTCCTGGAAGAAGACCTGTCCGAGGATGTCGCGAGGCGGGTGGAGCACGAACTCCTTGCGGCCGTGGCCCCAGGGCTCGTTCGTGTACAGCGTCACGAAGCCAGGGCTGGAGATGACGATGCCTTCGCCCTCCGGGGGGCGGAGGCCGACCTCGAAGTGACCGGCCTGGTCCGTGCGCGCCTCGAAGTAGCGGGAGTGCTTCGCGGGAAAGACGGTCACGCGGGCGTCGACGATGGGGTCCCCCTCCTCGTCCACGACGCGCGCGGAGAGCTTCCGGGTGAGCGTCAGCTCGAGCCGTACGTCCTGGTCTCCCGGCATCACCTCGGGCTTCAGCACCGCGCCACGCTCGTCCAGCACCCAGAGCGCCACGGGTGTGCCGGACACCCCCTCCAGCGAGAAGCTCCCATCGGCGCGGGAGGTGGTCCGCGCCACCACGGGAGCGTCGCCCCGGCCCTCCGCGACGAGTCGCATCAGCTCGAGCCGGGGTGCGCCCTGGCACTCGGGGGATGACAAGGACAGCTCGGGCTCCTGCTCGCCGCAGGGCAGCGTGGACAAGGTCTCGCCGGGGAGGCTCCGCGTGGCGGAGACCTCGACGCCCGCGACGGGGGCTCCCTGCTTGGTGAGGACGAGGCCTCGGATGAGGTCCGCTGCTCGCGCGGGCTCTTGGGGAACGACCATGACGGGCGCGCCCTTCGTCGCGGCGGGCTCGGCGGCCTCGGGCGGCATCTCCCGGACGAGCACGACGGCGACGGATGCTCCCAGCACCAGCACCCCGAGCATGATGAAGACGGGCCTGCGCATGGACTCCCTCCCTGGGGTGGACGTTAGCAGGCGGGGGCGGCCGCGGCGTCAGGGGCCGGTGGCCAGCGGGCGCCAATGGAGGGGGATCTCCAGGGACAGCTCTTCCTTGTCGGGGATGTCCACCACCTGTCGATGGAGGTACGTCTCGTCGCTGTCGAGGACTCTCGCGACGACGAACAGCGTGTACCGGCCCGCGGGGAGCCGCGTCGTGAGGCCCGACCCGGAGGAGTCCAGGGTGTCCTGGTAAGGGAGCGACAGGGCCCCCGCGAGCAGGTTCAGCTCGGCGTGAGTTCGGGGCCAGGGAAGGTCTCCACGGAAGAGGTAGCTGATGCCGATGTAGAGCTGCTCACCCGAGGGGCCTGGAGGAATCTCCCCCGGTGTGGTCAGCCGCACCAGGGTGCCACGGGTCACTTCGCGGAACCTCAGCGTCACCCGTGCCCCCGGGGCCAGCGTCACCGTCTGGGGCAGATAGGTGGGGGTCTTGAAGCCCAGGTCGTTGGGCCCCACCACGTAGGTCCCTGGCTTCAGCTGCGTCAGTTCGAAGCTGCCGTCGTCTTCCAGTGGGACGTCTTCGTCCC contains:
- a CDS encoding carboxypeptidase regulatory-like domain-containing protein — encoded protein: MRSMVTVAVSMAFVVHATPQKTAQAPRSRASASAARGPALMDVQGIVRDDAGQPIEGATVHVYVGQEQAPRVAATTRANGAFTLRTLPIGPCRIVVDAKGYLGHEDAEAELSAPTSTLDFTLKRAVIIEGVVVDPTGRPLPYGWVTLDRLDAPPAPPAQQATADEEAPGTTDDDEESPWMEVSREGRFFFELAQPGRYLVRASARRFYNFRDTLLEVDAPARNLRLDMREGARLDVTVADPRGQPVRSAKLTLFSVEPPNTRHELEQVSTRDDGSYFFLGLPPGDYAVSARLPSGSPGEANDTFQVQEDTKTVAAKLVLETGVSISGVVVNEEGSPMRGAYVVGTATTKDGGELRQDSTTDEHGRFTLRHMQVGPTHFRVQYDYYTLLTTPPTEPDDMGLSPTVALNAGTGEIRLVLRRNGGIRGRVVREDGTPITRFTLNEADFESKDGSFEINANPGPPERRVKVTAPGLAPHVGVANVVFGKVTDVGALVLKPGRSIRGTVRDARTSAPIPGVDVLTRTQDIEGSRFVQYLPATHATTGPDGTFEMPHVPTQALTLELRHPKYLERSMELGEGNQALALSLASEARLSVTVVDRKGRPAGDTVDLQCLDDLTPRNGVQVTDGAATVEQLTACTYGVSVVEQTHDFTGRRKPRRVLRRFMPQTVKLAMGEHASVTFREMAGPTTLTLRHSTLPRLPTGEAVAFAHAVLLPGEVPAPQQLGRADFFMAIPPDAEDAASMRVSGLTPGRYTYLLEGTVAADPERRVVHREVVEVKGQAQESRTVKPAWPRVTATP
- a CDS encoding phospholipid scramblase-related protein; the encoded protein is MGHPPKWDDGTELELDWGARQRGPEPGADAATDGATAPASAPEELAIEARAGKGAPGDPRNMSLSLRQSLDAVLTAPRLRMRQQREVLEMLVGWEGRNRYEVCDEQGRGSLFVGETGDGWASRLIRNFWPFYRARLECMTPGGMMALAVERPWSFLFARAEVFAWDGRELGTLVQRFRFFSRCFDIVTPGGAVVATVQGPFFKPWTFQVLQRGVEQAVIRKHWSGLLQEAFSDADNFSIEFHPSCTDGRLRQLVVAAALLVDLTYFDNRKSGNLFDAA
- a CDS encoding carboxypeptidase regulatory-like domain-containing protein, which codes for MRRPVFIMLGVLVLGASVAVVLVREMPPEAAEPAATKGAPVMVVPQEPARAADLIRGLVLTKQGAPVAGVEVSATRSLPGETLSTLPCGEQEPELSLSSPECQGAPRLELMRLVAEGRGDAPVVARTTSRADGSFSLEGVSGTPVALWVLDERGAVLKPEVMPGDQDVRLELTLTRKLSARVVDEEGDPIVDARVTVFPAKHSRYFEARTDQAGHFEVGLRPPEGEGIVISSPGFVTLYTNEPWGHGRKEFVLHPPRDILGQVFFQERPAAGVEVRAAETGHSTVTDDDGRFALKGLEPGDFTLLATRENLSARATVKLSPRTRVIETRLTLAEPIQVEGNVQDDTGRPIEGAVVKVLVDKEEAPRLEVTTGADGRFTLETHPIGPCRFEVDAEGYLETVEPDGELLESTRSLDFTLRRALLISGVVFVGDLDQPFDGYGLALERLDGPKRPEPDWGGEDTTSTLDDEAGGVATTECDDDGRFSFEVAHPGRYRLFTSPSQRRMGRHLDFTQEVLAPSQGLRVVIREGARIQGTVVDSRGRPASRASVTLREGTPQAPGKVVATTTAGESGASFDVGALPPGSYVVQAGPPDGTVPSDARMWPVQIHGAETATVKVQLEVEVEPSITISGIVVTEDGRELAPGLTVLAHGPGASAGARTDEQGRFTLEKMRPGTTRFMVQAAGYSLITHPPSQPTSMHPHPPTTIEVEEGREVRLVLRYNGGFRGRVLREDGTPIQRFSVNLSSVEAPDGRFEVTTGPGREMPLRVSAPGFASVIRVGSVERGSNTDLGDITLKTGWRMRGRAVDARTSAPVVGAEVRILSVQEEARMYHTPPKLEVTSTGPDGAFEFPNLGEAAHKVAISHPDYLPLLQPVGANDSKLELRLSRAAQLTVVAVDRRGKPAQVVVTLQPLDGRDAEEFLVDDDGTYTAPQLASGTYVVTPHESRTPDGEEDLFMRFQPRRIELKPGDHPRLVFRETVGPVNLRLRHVAASSNERFIHHYSVLLAGDVPLPSDKQTFSSTLEPMKLFPDASDSEGASYSHLAEGRYTYFVFGFARAAPPPRPPVVHRELLDVRGRGHVRRDVQLQWRPWRETP